The following are from one region of the Methanospirillum hungatei genome:
- the cfbD gene encoding Ni-sirohydrochlorin a,c-diamide reductive cyclase catalytic subunit has protein sequence MKYVQPRPSSIVAALYTARDLEVDVAVLHGPSGCSFKHARLLEEDGMRVLTTSLAENEFVFGGQSRLEDVLLYAEEKFSPKRMAVMGTCVSMIIGEDLQAAIDNSGVLTETIAVDIHAGFTENIDGVIATLKPAADIGWITHDELSRQQVLLKAANQVERLRGAAVKEYIEPSRGDLKHLVAKRLVELIREGKKGVAIMNAKKETAYMFADSLLAFHEIAPNANISYSANLELRGLPKVKRDAERIIRDLDSGGLSYVKQGALDEYGATGDLLGKWIQEENPDFALLTGVPHAIEQKYTDGIECFSITNGPRQVAPLKDLGHAHVVVEIDLHPKTLGVRSIIESEFGAVLRSMA, from the coding sequence ATGAAATATGTACAGCCCCGCCCCAGTTCAATAGTTGCTGCACTTTATACAGCCAGAGATCTTGAAGTAGATGTCGCTGTTTTGCATGGCCCTTCCGGGTGTTCATTTAAACATGCCCGACTGTTGGAAGAGGATGGAATGCGAGTCCTGACAACCTCACTTGCAGAGAATGAATTTGTGTTCGGAGGACAATCCCGGCTGGAAGATGTTCTGCTTTATGCAGAAGAAAAATTTTCTCCAAAACGGATGGCAGTCATGGGAACATGTGTATCTATGATCATCGGAGAAGATTTGCAGGCAGCAATAGATAACTCAGGGGTACTAACCGAGACAATTGCAGTAGATATCCATGCAGGTTTTACCGAAAACATTGATGGAGTTATAGCTACACTCAAACCTGCAGCAGACATTGGATGGATCACTCATGATGAATTATCACGTCAACAGGTTCTTTTAAAGGCAGCAAATCAGGTTGAACGACTTCGTGGTGCAGCGGTGAAGGAATATATTGAACCATCACGAGGTGACTTAAAGCACCTGGTAGCGAAAAGGCTGGTTGAACTTATCCGTGAAGGGAAGAAGGGAGTGGCTATTATGAATGCAAAAAAAGAGACTGCATACATGTTTGCTGATAGTCTTCTAGCATTTCATGAGATTGCTCCCAATGCGAACATTTCGTATTCTGCAAACCTTGAATTGCGTGGTCTTCCAAAGGTGAAACGTGATGCAGAGCGTATAATTCGTGACCTGGATTCTGGAGGTCTTTCATACGTAAAACAGGGGGCTCTTGATGAATATGGAGCAACCGGAGATCTTCTTGGGAAATGGATACAGGAAGAAAATCCGGATTTTGCTTTACTTACCGGAGTTCCTCATGCGATTGAACAAAAATATACTGATGGCATAGAATGTTTCTCAATAACGAATGGGCCACGACAGGTTGCACCTCTCAAAGATCTTGGACATGCTCATGTTGTAGTGGAAATAGATCTTCATCCTAAGACTCTTGGTGTTCGGTCAATTATTGAATCAGAATTTGGAGCTGTCCTTCGGAGTATGGCATGA
- a CDS encoding DNA repair protein RadA: MGAFYCSTCWHVSPSFQYRCPSCGATNSFYTEQQYAELMIRYIHHPLRRYRIIALQNLKQMKWKDAIPDIQERIRIEKDMDVKAEAKKAIEAIGIYHNRTENEQSVLKNEATHMYEHLYHVTCKVIPVRRIIRKRGHYHLRPRGLR; this comes from the coding sequence ATGGGAGCATTTTATTGTTCTACCTGCTGGCATGTAAGCCCTTCTTTTCAATACCGCTGCCCTTCCTGTGGTGCAACGAATAGTTTTTATACAGAACAACAGTATGCTGAACTTATGATTCGTTATATTCACCATCCACTTCGTAGATACCGGATTATTGCACTTCAGAATTTAAAACAAATGAAATGGAAAGATGCTATTCCTGATATACAGGAACGTATTCGGATTGAAAAAGATATGGATGTGAAGGCAGAAGCGAAAAAAGCGATTGAGGCTATAGGAATATACCATAATCGGACAGAAAATGAACAGTCAGTGCTAAAAAATGAAGCTACCCATATGTATGAACATTTGTATCATGTAACCTGTAAGGTGATTCCAGTTCGGCGGATCATTCGAAAACGTGGGCACTATCATTTACGTCCTCGCGGATTACGATAA
- the ilvE gene encoding branched-chain-amino-acid transaminase, with protein sequence MQIYIDGNFYPKEEAKVSVFDHGFLYGDGVFEGIRAYSGRIFRLEEHLDRLYDSAKTIDLKVPITKEEMTAAIIETCKRNNLKDAYIRPIVSRGVGDLGLDPRKCSKACVVIMAVEWGAMYGDLYEKGLKAITVSVRRNPAEALPPNVKSLNYLNNILAKIEANCKGGDEAIFFDTNGYVSEGSGDNIFVVKNGVIITPPTLNNLRGITRMVAIEIANSLGFSVVERNMGYYDLYCADEVFVTGTAAEVAPITWIDGRDIGTGKPGPVTRQCMEQFKNVVQKEGTQIV encoded by the coding sequence ATGCAGATATATATCGATGGGAATTTCTATCCCAAAGAGGAGGCAAAGGTATCAGTTTTTGATCATGGATTTCTCTATGGTGACGGAGTTTTTGAAGGTATTCGTGCATATTCCGGCCGAATATTCAGACTTGAGGAACATCTTGATCGACTCTATGATTCTGCAAAAACCATCGATTTGAAGGTTCCGATCACGAAAGAAGAGATGACTGCTGCAATTATTGAAACATGTAAGCGAAACAATCTCAAAGATGCTTATATCAGACCTATCGTGAGTCGTGGAGTAGGAGATCTTGGGCTTGATCCACGAAAATGTTCAAAGGCCTGTGTTGTTATCATGGCAGTTGAATGGGGAGCCATGTATGGAGACTTATATGAAAAGGGTCTAAAAGCCATCACGGTATCAGTCCGGAGAAATCCAGCTGAAGCTCTCCCTCCAAACGTAAAAAGTCTGAATTATCTGAATAATATTCTGGCTAAAATAGAGGCAAATTGTAAGGGTGGAGATGAAGCAATCTTTTTTGACACCAATGGATATGTTTCAGAGGGATCAGGAGATAATATCTTTGTTGTAAAGAATGGAGTAATTATCACCCCGCCGACATTGAATAATCTAAGAGGGATTACTCGGATGGTCGCTATAGAGATTGCAAACTCACTCGGATTCTCTGTAGTTGAGCGCAACATGGGATATTATGATCTCTATTGTGCAGATGAAGTCTTTGTTACAGGAACAGCGGCCGAGGTGGCCCCGATTACATGGATTGATGGTCGTGATATTGGTACTGGAAAGCCAGGTCCTGTCACGCGTCAGTGTATGGAACAGTTCAAAAACGTGGTTCAGAAGGAAGGAACTCAGATCGTATAA
- a CDS encoding DUF447 domain-containing protein — MAVGSRLYPIDNIFIEGINEVIVSTSYNAAPMGIILKNNSLSMIVFRTSHTAENIIRDGWIVAHITHDPVLFVRTTFEDLSSESYVEEKIGEYHIQRLRSVQNWILCKAQILNKTSEKIFVGLEPVHIALTPEPPHPVHRGFNNVIEATVHATRYILYQDTKLAELIRHHGDLVMRCGGESEKRAMKLLYTFVNSKNPGTFFE; from the coding sequence GTGGCAGTGGGATCACGATTGTATCCAATAGACAACATTTTTATTGAGGGAATCAACGAAGTTATCGTCTCAACCAGTTATAATGCTGCACCAATGGGCATTATTCTGAAGAATAATTCCTTATCGATGATTGTGTTCCGAACAAGTCATACTGCTGAAAATATAATCAGAGATGGTTGGATAGTTGCACATATTACACATGATCCTGTTCTTTTTGTAAGAACTACCTTTGAAGATCTTTCTAGTGAATCATATGTTGAAGAGAAAATTGGAGAATATCATATCCAACGTCTGCGCAGTGTTCAAAACTGGATTCTTTGTAAAGCACAAATTCTGAATAAAACCTCTGAAAAAATATTTGTTGGATTGGAACCAGTCCATATTGCATTGACACCAGAACCACCACATCCGGTCCATCGTGGTTTTAACAATGTAATTGAAGCAACAGTTCATGCAACCCGGTATATTTTATACCAGGATACGAAGCTTGCAGAGCTAATCAGGCATCATGGGGACCTGGTTATGAGATGTGGAGGAGAATCAGAAAAACGAGCGATGAAACTTCTATATACTTTTGTAAATTCAAAAAATCCCGGAACATTTTTTGAGTGA
- a CDS encoding methanogenesis marker 9 domain-containing protein: MDTNFNLFIGEKLIKTPIAVACMAGITDGAYIRNVAEHIGLGIIGGYAIDDLTIQAARALSDQGREEFLPRNVVEDIKGQVALIEASGVVPVVNIRASESGSLAALAQELDNSIVYEIDAHCRQQPMIDARSGEFLLHHPEVLIAYVQALKISGVLVSVKIRAGVASDDVELSRLLWKAGADILHIDLMDYGYSYLKKIRDASPIFIIANNSINTFEKAKDMFAHGADMISLARKSDSETLSSLRAQIAQYTKEHGWYNAPKQLCRGGDIRSLAFCCMPVKPCPLLPTLEKYKISPQEFVSMKMEAVKGTPLEQGANTCFGSLAYCCKDSTPCMFRDATLRQAGLKKSTYMDLKREVSKKLLKKIFS, from the coding sequence ATGGATACGAATTTCAATCTCTTTATCGGGGAAAAACTAATAAAAACTCCAATTGCTGTAGCCTGCATGGCAGGTATAACAGATGGTGCATATATTCGCAATGTCGCAGAACATATCGGTCTTGGAATAATAGGAGGTTATGCAATCGATGACCTTACTATTCAGGCAGCACGAGCACTCTCTGATCAGGGAAGAGAAGAGTTTTTACCTAGAAATGTTGTGGAGGACATCAAAGGTCAGGTAGCGCTTATTGAAGCATCTGGTGTTGTACCGGTAGTAAATATCAGGGCTTCGGAATCAGGGTCTTTGGCTGCCCTTGCTCAAGAGCTCGATAATTCAATAGTATATGAGATTGATGCACATTGCCGACAGCAACCTATGATAGATGCACGAAGTGGTGAATTTCTACTGCATCATCCGGAGGTTCTGATAGCTTATGTTCAGGCATTAAAAATATCTGGAGTTCTGGTATCGGTCAAGATACGCGCAGGAGTAGCATCAGATGATGTTGAATTATCCCGTCTTCTCTGGAAGGCCGGAGCAGATATCTTACATATCGACCTGATGGACTATGGTTATTCGTATCTGAAGAAAATTCGCGACGCATCACCAATTTTTATCATAGCAAATAATTCCATTAATACCTTTGAAAAAGCCAAAGACATGTTTGCTCATGGTGCAGATATGATATCACTGGCAAGAAAGTCAGATTCTGAAACACTTTCCTCTTTACGAGCACAAATAGCCCAATATACAAAGGAACATGGCTGGTATAATGCCCCAAAACAATTGTGTCGTGGGGGAGATATTAGATCACTTGCCTTTTGTTGTATGCCGGTAAAACCATGCCCCCTTCTTCCCACCCTAGAAAAATACAAAATATCTCCTCAGGAGTTTGTCTCAATGAAGATGGAAGCTGTCAAAGGAACACCTCTTGAACAAGGAGCAAATACCTGTTTTGGTAGTCTGGCATACTGCTGCAAAGATTCTACACCCTGTATGTTCCGCGATGCAACACTTCGGCAGGCAGGTCTAAAAAAATCTACTTATATGGATTTAAAGCGGGAAGTTTCCAAAAAATTACTAAAGAAAATTTTTTCATGA
- the cfbE gene encoding coenzyme F430 synthase, with product MQILVLDTIHGGKVIADHLSRLGHNIDMVDVYRGQEGIIPEIARSRSYDLVVVPVHLDPDYALLHEISSPVISHHAAVRWILGNNFSKPVIEITGKQGKSTTATALAFLMQGPGLLQTSSGLYRYPEKEVIGRYSITPASLLTTSAFIPPNGWFIAEISIGFCGIGSLGIITSGLDYSIANEKRSAFTVKSEQSHVMEKVLVAPGVVLQHTGAIFAKDLITIEGSTAFYNYLGITGEFSNPLLTLPGYQTPLMLAAGAALLLGIKPDKLSEFTALPGRMEVFHEDGYIIIDNANSGTCLATTMDSFRYGKEIVGDKPVTIIIGQESASVCENFTTKEIISSIEKIRPQSVILIPGDKRIMSTDIIGFCESYDITCTLAVSSEEGIKCAKCLKNPLILLSVKRWK from the coding sequence ATGCAAATTCTTGTTCTGGATACTATCCATGGAGGAAAGGTGATTGCTGATCACCTCTCCCGTCTTGGTCATAATATAGATATGGTTGATGTCTATCGTGGTCAGGAAGGAATTATTCCCGAGATAGCACGTTCTCGATCGTATGATCTTGTGGTCGTTCCGGTTCATCTAGATCCGGATTACGCTCTTCTTCATGAGATTTCATCACCGGTAATATCTCATCATGCTGCTGTAAGATGGATACTGGGGAACAATTTTTCGAAACCTGTTATCGAAATTACCGGAAAACAGGGAAAATCTACGACAGCAACAGCTCTGGCATTTCTTATGCAGGGACCTGGTTTGTTACAGACATCGAGCGGACTGTATAGATATCCTGAAAAGGAAGTAATTGGAAGATATTCTATCACACCCGCTTCTCTATTAACCACATCTGCATTCATTCCTCCTAATGGATGGTTCATTGCAGAGATTTCAATCGGATTTTGTGGTATAGGATCCTTGGGGATTATCACTTCAGGACTTGATTATTCTATCGCGAATGAGAAAAGAAGTGCCTTTACAGTAAAATCTGAACAATCCCATGTGATGGAGAAAGTTCTGGTTGCACCCGGTGTTGTGCTTCAACACACAGGTGCAATTTTTGCAAAAGACCTGATAACTATTGAAGGGTCAACTGCTTTTTATAATTATTTAGGAATAACCGGAGAATTTTCTAATCCTCTCCTGACTCTCCCCGGTTATCAGACTCCTTTGATGCTGGCAGCTGGTGCTGCTCTTCTCCTTGGAATTAAACCAGATAAATTATCAGAATTTACTGCCCTTCCAGGTCGCATGGAAGTTTTCCATGAAGACGGTTATATAATTATTGATAATGCAAACAGCGGCACTTGTTTAGCTACTACGATGGATTCTTTTCGTTATGGAAAAGAAATAGTTGGTGATAAACCAGTTACAATTATTATTGGACAGGAATCAGCATCAGTTTGTGAAAATTTTACAACCAAAGAAATTATATCATCAATTGAAAAAATTCGACCTCAATCCGTTATTCTTATACCTGGTGATAAACGGATAATGAGTACCGACATTATCGGGTTTTGTGAATCTTATGATATTACCTGCACCCTTGCTGTCTCTTCTGAAGAAGGCATCAAATGTGCAAAATGTCTAAAAAATCCTCTTATTCTATTATCTGTAAAACGGTGGAAATAA
- a CDS encoding triphosphoribosyl-dephospho-CoA synthase gives MIPEISRTERAQLAMTLEVCAWNKPGNIDRCHDYPDTKLQHFLASVIFCRPVLEKAEQNNGSIGTLIKEATILTGRHKGGNTHFGAFILLIPLLMGGTIQEAYRLVKESTIDDALDFYDAFAHTAVRVRESDELDINDPQAKEELKSRGMTFFDVMKYSSPHDLVAKEIISGFPLTRYTADLLFSSHNDKCQISQVFLTLLSEYPDTFIAKKFGSHASEKVRDMAIMVKKGSMTLEELDNYCLMNGYNPGSLADIMISGIYIALGEGWQWDHDCIQ, from the coding sequence ATGATTCCCGAAATATCTAGAACTGAACGAGCCCAGCTTGCGATGACTTTAGAGGTATGTGCTTGGAATAAACCTGGAAATATAGATCGGTGTCATGATTATCCTGATACAAAACTGCAACATTTTCTTGCTTCAGTAATCTTTTGCAGACCGGTTTTGGAAAAAGCAGAACAAAATAATGGTTCAATTGGAACACTCATCAAGGAGGCTACCATTCTTACCGGACGACATAAAGGTGGGAATACTCATTTTGGAGCTTTTATCCTTCTCATACCACTTCTTATGGGAGGAACAATACAAGAAGCTTACCGGCTTGTAAAAGAATCGACAATTGATGATGCACTGGATTTTTATGATGCTTTTGCACATACTGCCGTGAGGGTCAGAGAATCTGATGAACTGGATATCAATGATCCTCAGGCAAAAGAAGAACTAAAAAGCCGGGGAATGACATTTTTTGATGTAATGAAATATTCTTCACCTCATGACCTGGTTGCTAAAGAAATAATATCTGGTTTTCCTCTCACCAGATATACAGCAGATCTTCTTTTTTCATCTCATAATGACAAATGTCAGATATCACAGGTATTTCTTACCCTCCTTTCTGAATATCCGGATACATTTATTGCAAAAAAATTTGGATCTCATGCATCAGAAAAAGTTAGAGATATGGCAATTATGGTAAAGAAAGGATCTATGACTTTAGAAGAACTAGATAATTATTGTCTGATGAATGGATACAATCCCGGCTCCCTGGCAGATATTATGATATCAGGAATCTATATTGCTTTGGGAGAGGGGTGGCAGTGGGATCACGATTGTATCCAATAG
- the cfbA gene encoding sirohydrochlorin nickelochelatase: MTKTGILLVGHGSKKEYNKDLITKTADLIQQKHPDYIVRCGFMEFNQPTIKESLDMFRNDNVDSIAVVPLFLARGVHIDEDIPGILGLAAGQKRGLFALANKEVPLVYADPIGPNPLLADLMMENAKAALDLI, translated from the coding sequence ATGACAAAAACTGGAATTCTTCTGGTAGGGCATGGTAGTAAAAAGGAATACAATAAAGATCTCATTACAAAAACTGCAGATCTAATTCAGCAGAAACACCCTGACTATATCGTCAGATGCGGATTTATGGAATTTAACCAGCCAACCATTAAAGAATCGCTTGATATGTTCAGAAATGATAATGTTGACAGTATTGCTGTCGTTCCCCTTTTCCTCGCCCGCGGAGTTCATATAGATGAGGATATCCCTGGAATCCTCGGACTTGCTGCTGGCCAGAAACGAGGTCTTTTTGCACTCGCAAACAAGGAAGTCCCTCTCGTATACGCTGATCCTATCGGACCAAATCCGCTCTTGGCAGACCTCATGATGGAGAACGCAAAGGCGGCACTTGACCTGATCTGA
- the cfbB gene encoding Ni-sirohydrochlorin a,c-diamide synthase — protein MKAFLISGDRSGSGKTSITLAIAAALAKRWTVQTFKVGMDYIDPSYLTGVTGRLCRNLDSFVMSQDEIYAVFKHACIGADIAIIEGVRGLYEGAESTDDIGSTASIAKLLQIPIILVIDARSITRSAAALLYGFMKFDPGVTIAGVILNNVRGEKHIRKATEAIKHYCNIPVIGAIPRVDNLDLTMRHLGLVPFEEGLKDQPFLNRVESIVEMICSHLDLDLLMSLSRELESPKKIPDLFTPQTSKKSGTIGIARDEAFNFYYADLFSLIESAGYEITFFSPIHDTLPDADGYILGGGYPEYYGRELFQNHAMIEDINRLAINGVPILAECGGLMYLCRKIEVLQDFSGLHTGDSFQMTGVLPATCTIPKKRVVTYVTGRTTPSCPISKNVSLPIRGHAFHYSTVHPDSGISYAYELDRGFGIDKVHDGIVMQNVIGSYTHLHPVPSRALLFSYLSACSGDQH, from the coding sequence ATGAAAGCATTCCTGATTTCCGGAGATCGTTCGGGATCAGGGAAAACGAGCATTACTCTTGCCATTGCTGCTGCACTTGCCAAAAGATGGACTGTCCAGACATTTAAAGTCGGGATGGATTATATTGATCCGTCATACCTTACGGGAGTTACCGGTCGTCTTTGCCGGAATCTAGATTCATTTGTAATGAGTCAGGATGAAATCTATGCAGTATTTAAACATGCTTGCATTGGAGCAGATATTGCAATAATTGAAGGTGTACGTGGTCTCTATGAAGGAGCAGAGAGTACTGATGATATCGGGAGTACTGCATCGATAGCTAAACTGCTACAAATCCCCATAATTTTGGTAATTGATGCGAGAAGTATAACCCGCAGTGCTGCTGCATTGCTTTATGGGTTTATGAAGTTTGATCCCGGTGTCACCATTGCCGGTGTGATTCTCAATAATGTACGAGGCGAGAAACATATCCGGAAAGCAACCGAGGCTATCAAACATTATTGTAATATTCCAGTAATTGGGGCAATCCCCCGGGTAGATAACCTGGATCTTACTATGCGTCATTTAGGCCTTGTGCCTTTTGAAGAGGGATTAAAAGACCAACCATTCCTGAACCGGGTGGAATCGATAGTAGAGATGATATGCAGTCATCTTGATCTTGATCTCCTGATGTCATTATCTCGTGAATTGGAATCCCCTAAAAAAATACCAGATCTTTTCACCCCACAAACAAGTAAGAAATCGGGAACTATTGGGATAGCCAGAGATGAGGCTTTCAATTTTTATTATGCTGATTTGTTCTCTTTAATTGAATCTGCAGGTTATGAGATAACATTTTTTTCACCAATCCATGATACACTACCTGATGCAGACGGATACATATTGGGCGGTGGATACCCAGAGTATTATGGTAGAGAATTATTTCAGAATCATGCGATGATTGAGGATATAAATCGGCTTGCAATAAATGGGGTTCCTATATTGGCAGAATGTGGCGGGCTTATGTATCTTTGCAGAAAGATAGAAGTTCTTCAGGATTTCTCAGGTCTTCATACCGGTGATTCTTTTCAAATGACTGGAGTGCTTCCTGCAACCTGTACTATTCCAAAAAAGCGTGTTGTCACCTATGTAACCGGTAGAACGACTCCTTCATGTCCTATTTCTAAAAATGTATCACTTCCTATACGAGGTCATGCATTTCACTATTCTACCGTTCACCCGGATTCAGGAATTTCTTATGCTTATGAACTTGACCGGGGATTTGGTATTGATAAGGTACATGATGGGATTGTTATGCAGAATGTTATTGGTTCATATACACACCTGCACCCGGTCCCTTCTCGTGCTCTTCTCTTCTCCTATTTATCCGCTTGTTCAGGTGACCAACACTAA